The Rhizoctonia solani chromosome 13, complete sequence nucleotide sequence CAACGCACGCAcagcctccttgagctgAGATTGATTAGCTTTATTCCCGGTCTTCTTTGTAGCTTTGGTAGGCTTAGTAGGGGCCATGGTTCATACGACCCAGAAGTTAATTGGGAAACCAAGTCCCGGCGCGGTAATGGACAAAAGCGAAATTTTGTTACCCGTTACAGCACGCCGATCATTTGACACAACTTGGTCATGTTACCTCTATGTTACACTCTGTAACACTTCCACCCCATGGAGTCACGATCACAATGTGAACGAGTCAGACAAATTTAGACTCTGAAAACTGGGCAACGGCCGTGAGATTCACAATCATTCTAGGCCTTTCAGAGGCTATGCATGTCCGACTTTCTTTCGGTGTGCGCGCGCATATCGATTGTTTGAAAATCCTATACGCGCAGGATGAATCGCTGCAGCCGCGTTGGGCAGGTCCCAAGTCAAATTCTACAAAATAAAAATCATGCATCAGGCATACATGGCGCAATATGACGAAATTATTCAACTTTGATATGGGAGTGCCAATGCGCAGGTCCCAGCAGACGTCTTAGTAAGAAGCACCCCACCAATCTCAGGTCCATCTTATTTAGGCTATGACGAAGAAGCGCTCAGAGAAGCCTGCAGGAGAAGCCCTGAAGAAGTCTTGTTTTGTAGATCGTGCCACAGCAAGCAAATAAACAAGATCTGACCAGCTCACTTCCCATTCAATCGCCCTCCACCTTTTTACTCTCATCCTATGACCCACGCAAATCAATCAACATAGCCATATTATCATCCCACCCACACAGTGTTTTCCCAGGCATTACAACCCTCATAAATGAACCCGATTCTCCGATTATTAGATCGGTCAGCAATCGTACCTTGCTGACTGAGGGATCAAAGCAACGTTTTGGTCGAGTCATTTCTTCAAGACCGACTCATATCCAATATGGCGCAACCCTATAAGTGAAAGACAGTGTTTGTTGCGCAGCATCGCACTCCAAGTCCCTCTCGACTCTTCTTCGACATGTCGTCGAACCCATCCTTACCGCCTTCCTACTCCACCGACGAGCTACCCGACTACCGCACGTCACTATCGCTAGAGCGCTCTCCAGCATATACGGAACTCAGTCTTACGTCTACTCGTACCAGTTCAACATCTGTTTCGTCTGATGGCGGACCAAAGCTGATTCCCTCTGGGCGTCTTTCTTACGCTTCAAAACGTTTGACCCTTGACCTTGGTCCTCGTATCTGGGCACCTTTACTTCCTGTATACGGACGCAACGGTCTTATTGAGGGCCACGTTGAGATTAAGAACTTCAAGCATGTAAACCGGGTTGAATTGACTGTAAGATTGCTTTACCCGCACGCGATCTCATCGAAACTAACACGCCGGGCCAGCTTTCTGGTGTTGTACTATCCTACATGGTATCCAACGGCAACCCAACTCTACGATCGAAAAAGGTTGTTCTTTGCGAGAGCTCTACCATCTGGTCAGCCAAATCCGATGCCTGCCCATCGGATGGCCGATCCAATGAAACTTTCCCCTTCATATTTGCACTGCCCGACCACGTCCAAGGGAGTGAAGCTCATGTTTCTACACCTTTGCCTCCTTCCACGTCGGTACAAACAAATGAATCGAGTGCTCATGTGTTCTATTTCCTTCGGCTTGATATGTACCGCAACGGCATTCACTTCCATGACAGGTAAGTATCTCAAGGTTTATCTCGTAGCGATTGCATACTTACTCTCTGCTCTTATTAGTGTTCAAACCGAGATATTGTACCTCCCTCGCACAGTCTCTCACTATGAGCGGCCATACATCCCTCTTCCGGGCAGCGAGAAACCGCGACGTATATGCGACGGCGAATGGCGCACTGCTGAGATTCCACGCAAATCTATTTCTGGTTCACCCAAGAACCTACCCGGTCTGGGAAATGTTGACGTTCATCTATCTCTGCCGCATAAGCTCCACTATCCTTCCGGATGCGCGATTCCGTTTGCGGTCACGCTCAGCGGCCAAGGTCTCTCTTGCGCCAATATCCCAGAACTAACTGCGGGGCTTAAACTCAAACTAATCAAGACTTCAACTACCCTTGTTAAAGGTATCATCTCCAAACAAGAAACCGTAGTTTCGATTGGCAAAATTTGTCGGATTGATGAAGACGAGCGCCATTGGCGCAGCTCCAAGCCGGGCGATAATTCCCGTCAAGTCGTCATCCGTGGTTGTCTGGAGACtggtaccaagggaaaaGACCAGAGCTGGGGTGTACGCGGACATGCCGGAGTTTCAGTAAGTCCAGGCCCATTGTTTCGTCCAATGTGCGCGAGTTGACCGATGGAATTTGATCCAGTACCAAGTTCGTGTGACTCTAGCGCCCAGTGCCGAAGGAAGCCATCGGGATGGTGACGCGGTTTGGGAACGAAGTGAGACTGTGGTGATTACTTCTCATGAATTCGAAGGTCGAGCCGCGATGGGTACTCCAGCATTATCATTGCCTGCCTCGTCCCGGAACCCCATGAGTATTACTCTCCTCAACGGAAATATTTAGTCTATTCGGAAAATACCCTTGCACGGACCATGATTGTAGCATTACCACTTTGCCTTTCTAGTTTGTGTACAATTAAGTTATACTATTCGATATGTATGTATGCTCGCCTCCCGGAGTAATCCAAGTATGGTATCAATCTGATACCGGTATGTTTGCTAAATTTGACATATGTCATCTCTTTGCCCAAGCCAATATGTTACGTCAGGTACGTAACGACCCATGCGACCCAGGCATCGCCACCCCGGAGGATCCGGTTCCTGAGCAAGGTCCCCAGCCACAAAGGACCCTCAAACATCTCTACTACCAGCACTCTCCACTACGTTCTTTTGAGTCCCTCTCCCAACATGAAGTCGGGAGCCACACTTTCCCTCTTGACTGCCGTCTCGACTGTGTCGGGGCTGCATTTTCCTGTCTCTCGAGTTAAACCAAGGACGCTCTCGTCTGGACTTGAGCGTCGCGGATTCACTGTCTTGGCCGCAAGCAGCGATCCCACACTTACCAATACGGAGAATAATATCTATACCACAACTATGCAGatcaaaggaaaaggttAGCTTACTATGATCGGATTTTCAGTCGTTTTGGACGCCGAAGTTATGTCTGACCTGTTTTGTAGATGTTGTCATGCAAGTAGATACCGGGAGTTCTGATACTTGGCTATACCCCACGTCCTCGACTCGAGACTTGTATACTGATGCGGTCCCGTATGTGAGTCTTCCTAGTTACTTGAAGATCGTGCGGTACTCACTGATCACGGTTGATAGAGTGATCTACCCCTCACATTGTCGTATGGCAGAGGGCAGGTCGCAGGTCATATTGCTCAGATGACCGTTGGATTCGCTGGCTATACCGTTCAGAACCAGGGCATTCTTTTGGTCGAGCAGCAGCGGGAGATGAGCCTTATTGAAGCGAACTTGACTAATGGTCTTCTCGGCCTTGGGTTTGATACACTTTCGGCTATCTCCAATACGGTCGTGCAAAAGACCCAACAAACTTGGGGACGAACCCTACTTTCAAACATCTTCATCTCTGACCCTACAACGCCTAATCATATTGCATTTCGTCTTGACCGTCACGATGACGGAAACACCACCGATGTCGGAGCATTTGATATAGGAACATTTGCACCTGGATTTGAATCTGTCAACAGCACGGCTGAAATCCCGATATTCTCCAGCAATGCCCAAGCAAACATGTACTGGAATGTCTTGGTCGATAGTGTCACTTTGAACGGCAAGGCTCAAACACTCAGTAGTACGGTCAATGGAGGAACACAGACTCCGCCGGCTGGCAAGGTTTCAGCAGTACTGGATACCGGTTACTCGTTGCCTCAGTTATCACCCGATCTTGCGCATGCTATTTACTCTGCTATGGGTGGTGTTTTGATAGACGATAGTAACAATACCGCTTATGCGGTACCTTGCATGGCTGAGGCTCAGCTTGTATTCAGCATTGGGTGAGCATTGCTATGAGTCACTTTTTTCAGTTAAAAAAATAAATTCTACAATAACAGTGGTCATACCATTCCTATCCATCCTCTCGACCTCACACAAGTTCATACCGTCACAAGCACAAGGGGTACAAACTATACTGTCTGTATCAATGCATTCGAGCCTTTCTCAAGCAACGCTGGTGGCGGCGAAGTTGATTTTATTCTTGGGGATGCATTCGTGAGTCCCAATGCATGAGCTTTGGTATATTCGTTCACCTTATGTCCATCAGCTCCGGAATGTATACTCTGTATACGATTATGGTGATTTCGTTCAAGGACTGTCTGGTTATGCTCAAGGCGACCCATATATCAAGCTCTTGCCTTTGACAGATCCCACTGCCGCGAGCGCCGAGTTCAAAACCGCCCGTGCTGCTACTTTGAGTGCTGCTGGCATGCCTCCTCAACTTGATCCGAAAACAATCAATGGCAACCCTCAAGCGATTCCAGGGACTGGCGGAGGAAGTGGCGGAGGTAGTGGGGGTAACGGAGGCGGTGGAGGCGACAATGGCGCTATGGGATCCAGTATTGGAGGCTGGCTGGCCCTTGGCGCAGCAGTTGCTGTCGGAAGCTTTACATTTTAACTGGTTTTGGTGTCCGGGTGATGTCTTAGAATACAATGTGTCTATCAGCAACTAGATGTTAATCTGCCATACTTTCAAATTTCTGATATATTGACGGACTGTATAACAACTTAAACTTAAGCTTGGTGGTTATTTTCTGATACAAGGAGTCGAGCTGCACGAATACTTTTAGTGGTGTCTCATAGGTGCGTATACTCAAATCTTCACAACGACTTCGACACGCCTGTTGCGAAGCCAATGGTCATTACCCTAATAGAGAACTTGTAATGTACCCGAAGTAAGAAATTTGGGGCTCTGCTTATATGACACGGTATCAGCATACATATGACCTCGCACAGTCGTGTGCCGACTTACCGGACTCGTCCCCATTCCCTTCTTCTGCCAATCCGGACACGGTACCTTCACTATGGGCGAAATATCAATTAAATGAAAGCTCTAGCTTACCAGATACGTACAGAGGGTCCCACATGACTCCCGATCGAATCTGGGTGCGGATAAGGGGATGTATGCGCGTGAGCCAGGCAAACTGACTATCAGTTTAAAGTCTGAGGTTTGACTGGGTATTCCAAGCCTGCCTCACCCATAGGCTGTAGGACTCTTCTTGAAATATAAAAGGAATAATGTATCAGTCAGGTAATCCTTTGGTATAGTTAGATTGACCACTATTTTCGCCTTGGGCTCGCACCACTTCAGAGTGACTTTCAACGTGTTGAAAATTACGCTGGAAAATCCAGAGTGACCCAGTCTATTTCGCAGCATGTGCACATCCATCGATTATAACTGTGGCTACATATACACTATTTACAATTGAATTATCACCCATATCCAGCAAACGTTTCTGAGATTTACAATCCATAATTATCCAAGCTAAATAACATTATTTAAAATGATAGAAATGGTTCGTCTTTGAAACCAGGTAGTTCTAGCAAAATCACTTCAGTAGTACAGCCGAAGTTAGATAGCCCTTGTTCGATATCATCTGCTTTTGTAAGATGCACTCCATCGCGATCAATACGATACAGCCCACGCAAAAATAATTGCCTTGGGGTATACATCTGGACCAACTGAGAAAGTAGATAAAAACTGAAACTAAAACTGGATCTGCTAAAGATGTGGAGTCGCCGAGGGTATAGATTGGGCGGCTTTTCGCAAGCTAGAAGAGACTCCACATCCTCCCTCGTCGATATCGTGATTCCGAGGCCCTGGATCGTGTCCACAGAGCCTAACAGTCTGGAAAAATTATCAATGTCCACTACGTGCAGAGTAGTTAGATTAGAGCGGGAGAAGAATTTGGCTGCCTCGGTGATAGTATTTTTTTCACCGAGATCCCTGGCAATACCGCCTATTGTAGTATGCAGCGGTTTCAGACCAGGAATAAGTAAACGCATAACGCATTCAAGATTGTGGGTGGCTTCTGGATGCAACACCAGTGTATCTAAGCTGGACAATAGCACGGGAACGCACGGGGTACCCGCGGGGACGATTGACAGAGAAATTATCAACGTTCGTAATTGGGGACTTGATGACAAGATGCTGGCCAGTTGACATTCGGAGATAGTTTTATCGTTGATGTAGCTATTCCCGTCAAGGCGGAGCTCAACAAGTCCAGAGTACGCGACACTTGACCAGAAAGGGAAAATGCCTCCCAAGTTAAGAATGGTAACATATCGCCAGATGGATTCGAGATGATGTGTAGGTACGTCAATTGAGAGATAATTCTCATCACGTCGCCCACCCTCAGCTCCTTCTAGGAAGAGACACCTTATCAGCGTATCGATTCGAAGGTTAACCTCCGTGAGGATCCCAGGCACAGAACCCGGGCCCAAACAGACAGACAAAATCGAAGCGCAAAAATCCAATGCCGGAGGTTGTACTTCGTAATCTTCAATATCGTCATCCATTATGATTTCCACGTCTAGAGACCGTATACGAGGAACGAGTGGACCAAGAAACTCGCTCAAGCCAAAGGATTCCCAGTGTTCATCGGTAGGGTAGGGCATGCTTATATGAATATCGAGTGTAGAGTAACCAGCGCGTGTCACAAAAGTCTGGATGCGGGTTTTTACTGTTTCGTCAGTGCACATCAGCGGGATAGCGTCAATGTGTGACCAGAAAAGTGGGCTATCGATAATAATTTGCCGCCAGTAGGGACACACGTGTGTCAAAAGAACGGGATATTTGAGTAGCCCTCCGTATTTCAGACTCCACGGATCCAGCTTACATGGCTTAGATTTGGTGACGAGCCAGAATACGCGAGTGAGCACTTCGACTGGAAGGGTGTTGATGGGTGTTACGATTGAAGAACCACCTCTTGAAATCTCGAGGGTTTCCTTGACATGTCGCATTTTTTTCTCGAGTAATGCAATACGCCGGTATTCGGAGGTGATTACCCTCGGAACGGGATCGACAGATCCTTGAGGCTTAGGTGTTGCGTTCAAGTTTGAGTTTTGGAAGGTTTGACAAGCTTCGAGGTACTCGTCAAGGGCGATTTCGAGCCCGTTGTTTGCGTGATATAGTTCACTTGTCATTTTAGCAAGTATCAGTTTCTTTTAACCCAAGCAGGTTCTAGTAAGTTAGAGATCGTATTTACAGAAGTGAAATCACGTTTTTATTCGCGATCAAGGGTGCAGTTACATGTCACACGactagcacaagcacagCGATACATACATGAGATATCGATTACTGTATTCCTCTAATAATTAGCTATAGCCCTCCTACCCTCTTCTTGCCGCTCTTCTGGCCAGTAACAACAAGATAGATCGGCTTGAATTCACAGGCAATCGATTGGAGGCTGCACTCGATCGATATATTGAAGCCATCCTCGCGCAACAAAAGAGCTACGCCCGAGAGCCCACGGAAGTGCTCGTTCGAAGCTCTGGTCACTCTCCAAATTTAATTGTATTTGAACAAAAAATTCAACAAGTCAAGGCAAGCATCGGGTTAATAAGAAACAGCTCCACCGCAATAGTTCCTATCCATCGACTTCCCTCAAACCTCCTCAGTCGAATATTTATCAAAGTCACCGACTCCGAAACTTGCAAACTGAAGCTCGACTCCACCGATAAGCTCCCAAAAGTTCCAATTTACTTAACTCACGTTTGCACCCAATGGCGCAAGATTGCTATCGCATCGCCTGACCTGTGGACACATATGGACCTTTCCCCACTCATGCTGAAGAAACAGCCTTCCCTGTCCCGTGCGCAAGCGTTCTTATCGAGATCCAAGGAgtcacccctttacttgcATGTCGAGTACGCCGCGGAAGAAAACGAAGATGTCTCGAGTTTAAACCATTTTATCTCCCCGCTTGTCCCTCGCATCCAAAAATTGAAAATTTGCATTAATTTAACCTGGTTGGTTTCTGAACAAAGATTTTCTCGGTCTGCATTATCTTGttttttaaacgaagacacCACTGCTGGAAGGCTTACCATGCTCGATTTATCAGTCAAAGGGACCTCACGTGTATTTTGTATTCAAGCAGCTGGACAGAAACAAGACGAAGACTCTCTAAATTTGACTTTGCCTGAGCATCGTCTCGACAAACTTCTATTACCGGTTACTGCTCTGCAGCTAGACCGTATTTATTCTCCTTGGACAAGCAAGGTCTATCAC carries:
- a CDS encoding Asp domain protein, which codes for MSSNPSLPPSYSTDELPDYRTSLSLERSPAYTELSLTSTRTSSTSVSSDGGPKLIPSGRLSYASKRLTLDLGPRIWAPLLPVYGRNGLIEGHVEIKNFKHVNRVELTLSGVVLSYMVSNGNPTLRSKKVVLCESSTIWSAKSDACPSDGRSNETFPFIFALPDHVQGSEAHVSTPLPPSTSVQTNESSAHVFYFLRLDMYRNGIHFHDSVQTEILYLPRTVSHYERPYIPLPGSEKPRRICDGEWRTAEIPRKSISGSPKNLPGLGNVDVHLSLPHKLHYPSGCAIPFAVTLSGQGLSCANIPELTAGLKLKLIKTSTTLVKGIISKQETVVSIGKICRIDEDERHWRSSKPGDNSRQVVIRGCLETGTKGKDQSWGVRGHAGVSYQVRVTLAPSAEGSHRDGDAVWERSETVVITSHEFEGRAAMGTPALSLPASSRNPMSITLLNGNI
- a CDS encoding aspartyl protease, which encodes MFAKFDICHLFAQANMLRQASPPRRIRFLSKVPSHKGPSNISTTSTLHYVLLSPSPNMKSGATLSLLTAVSTVSGLHFPVSRVKPRTLSSGLERRGFTVLAASSDPTLTNTENNIYTTTMQIKGKDVVMQVDTGSSDTWLYPTSSTRDLYTDAVPYSDLPLTLSYGRGQVAGHIAQMTVGFAGYTVQNQGILLVEQQREMSLIEANLTNGLLGLGFDTLSAISNTVVQKTQQTWGRTLLSNIFISDPTTPNHIAFRLDRHDDGNTTDVGAFDIGTFAPGFESVNSTAEIPIFSSNAQANMYWNVLVDSVTLNGKAQTLSSTVNGGTQTPPAGKVSAVLDTGYSLPQLSPDLAHAIYSAMGGVLIDDSNNTAYAVPCMAEAQLVFSIGGHTIPIHPLDLTQVHTVTSTRGTNYTVCINAFEPFSSNAGGGEVDFILGDAFLRNVYSVYDYGDFVQGLSGYAQGDPYIKLLPLTDPTAASAEFKTARAATLSAAGMPPQLDPKTINGNPQAIPGTGGGSGGGSGGNGGGGGDNGAMGSSIGGWLALGAAVAVGSFTF